Below is a window of Bacteroidales bacterium DNA.
AGATATCACTGTTAAACCGGCACCCCTTACTCCAGTCATTTCTTACGACCTTATTGTCCTATCCTCTGATGCTCTTTTAGGCAATCAATGGTATTATGAAAATGAAATTATTCCGGGGGCAATATTACCAGTACACACTCCGCTTTTATCAGGGCACTATTTTGTTATCGTAACTGGCACAAACGGCTGCCCCTCGGACACATCAAATATCATATATGTCGGCTTATCGGGCATGAACGATTTTCCGACAAAAAATGACATTTACAATTTGTATCCCGTTCCCGCTGTTGAATACATTTACATTCAGAAAAACTCTGTAAACGATGATTTGAATACTGCCGTTTTAATTTATAATGCGCAAGGGCAACTGCTTTTAAAACAGCAATTGCTAAAAAACCTCACACAAATTGATATTTCTAAATTTGCTGAAGGACTGTATTTCGTAAAATTTGAAACCTCTGATGAATTTGTAATAAAAAAGTTCATCAAACAATTAAGCCCGTCACATTTTAAGAAACACTGAAACGATATTCAGTAAAAAAATCATTCAAGGTACGGATTGTTCAATTTTTCATGCCCGATGGTGCTCACATTCATGTGGCCGGGATAAACGGTGTAATCGTCGCCAAGGGTGAGCAACTTATCCTTGATGTTTTTTATGAGTAAATCATAATTGCCCGTGGGAAGGTCGGTGCGGCCTATGCTTTCACGGAACAGAACATCACCTGTGAATACCATCTTCTGCTCATGATACACCAGGCAAACACTGCCTTCGGCATGGCCCGGTGTGTAGAGCACATCAAACCTTTCCTTTCCTAAGAATATGGGTTCACCTTCGATAATAAAACCAACAGGAACCACAGGCCTTTCCAGATGAAATCCAAATACCGAAGCATAACCCACCGAAGCACGCAAAAACTCTTTACCTGCAGGATGTATCCATGCACCAACACCGTATTTGTCTTCAATATGTGCAATGCCAAGGATATGGTCAATGTGGCAGTGTGTGATAAGCTGTTTTTCGATAGTTAAGCCGGAAAAATCAATAAAGTCATCAAAGCGTTTTTGTTCAGATTTAGTATAACAACCAGGGTCAACAACAACACAATTGTTATTATCATTGATAAGCACATACGTATTTACACCAAATCCATTGAATTCAAATGATTTAACAGTAATCATAACATCTTATTGTTTATAAAAAAGCCGGGCATTCCACAGCTTTCATTTTCTTAAATTGAAGTGTTACAGTTTTTGGGTATTTTACCGTGTAACCCATTTTCACAGTTTGCAGTTTTCCTGGGTCAATATTGAAATTCCATTTTAAAAATCCTGTTGCCAGATCATGTTGCGCAGCTGAAATCTGGTCAACGGTAACTTCAATTTCCTGGTTGTTGCTTACAGGCAGCTGATCCTGAATCTCCACAGTAATAGGTGCAGTGCGGTTATTCTTCACCGAAATTTCATACACATAGGTCGCTTTGCGTTTTGTGCCGATGAGTACTTTGCTGCTGTATTCTTTCAGTTTCACTCGGTCAACCTGTATTCGACTATCACGGCCTAGAGACACCTGCAGCGTATCTGATATTTCGTTGGGGTTTAGGTAGGATTGCCCAACAAAGGTTCCATTGAGATAAATATTGGCGTTGCCTTCCACAAGGTTCAGTTCTTCCCAATCGCCGATACAAGCCAGCAGGAAAGCGCTTTTTTCTGCTGCAGGTACGCATACATAGCGGTAAGTGGCAGCAAGGGAATATTCGTCAACATCAACTATATATGGTTGCGCATCGGAAGAAAAAGTGTAGCGGTTTTTAATGGGGAAATAAAAGCTCATTTCGGGTACCTCTATCCGCTTATTTCTTACCTTCTGTTGCTGAATATTCTGGTCATCTCCTTTGGTTTGCTCAAAAACATACTGGTTTTCGTTGTTTACAGAATAATAGCCCGATTTATCTTTGTTATAAATGTTGGAGTAAGTATTCAGGTACCATGTTTTCATCTCTGGAACATTGATGCTTTGCATAGGGTCTGCGGTAGACAAGATGACAGACACATGATCCCATTTGATTCCGCAATTATTATAGGCTTTTGCCCTATAATTAAGTTTTATCGGTTTACTTATATCATCACATTTTAGGTCATAGTAAGGCATCCATCCTGCTTCTTTAACTACATAAGAAAACTCCAGAGTAGTGCTTTGAACATTCTCTGCCATAATCAGCACCAACACTTCTGATAATTGATTTTGAGATAAAACCTTAAGTTTCCCAGCTTTTATTTGAAGAGCAGTAAGTAAAGATTTTAATGACTCTTCATCTGCAGATAGGTCGGAGATTCGCTTGTTAATTTCGAAAATCTTTTGTTGATAATAATCGGCAGCCTTTTGCAGGTCTAGGAAATTCACCCCATTGTTGTCTCCGCCCAGTGAAATATTTTTCATCAGGACGTCCTTCTGAACGCTGAGGGCATTTTTTTCATCACCAATCAGGTTGATCTTCTTTAGAAGTAGTTTAACAGAATCACTTACTATACTGAACTTTAACATTTCGCTTTCCACATTTTCGAAGGTTTTTCTATGTACCACAGAAAGAACAGCCGATTTTTCGTCAGAGGTAATACGTATGCTTGAAACATCAATACCAGGTGCCAGTCCTTTGATTTCGACAAGGTTTCGGCCCGCAACAAGATTCACCGGGATTTTATATCTTAACTGGGCACCGTTAAGGTAGATGATAACATCATTAATTTCGGGTGTTGCTTTAATAACATTCTCTTTCTGGGCATACAAATCTGCCGACAAAAAGATACTAAAAAGTATCAGAACAATAAGTTTTTTCATAAGGTTTTTTTTCAAAATTAAATAATTAAGAGGATATAAAAAAAATTAAAAATATTGTCGTACAATAAAATCTCAATGACAATAATTAAAAAACTCAAGAAGTTCATTGGTAGTATATTTAAAAAAACTAATTTTGAGCGACCAATTCAAAAAACCATTTTAATAACTTATCAAACCATATGAAAAAAATACTTATTGTTGGAGCTGTGGGCCAGATAGGATCTGAGCTGACAATGGAACTCCGCAGGATTTATGGCAATGACAATGTTATTGCCAGTACACGCAAATCACCTCCCTCTGAAACGGTTGCCAAATCAGGCCCTTTCGAATATTTTGATGTACTAAACAAACAGGCGCTTGCCGATGCATGCAAAAAATACAATGTTGATTGTATAGTAAATTTAGCTGCTATCCTTTCTGCTGTTGGAGAGCAAAATCCCCTTATGGCCTGGGATATAAACATGAACGGACTTTTCAACGTCCTTGAAATTTCCCGCGAAATGAAAATGAAGCAAGTGCTCGTTCCCAGTTCTATTGCAGTTTTTGGCCCGGGAACTCCGCTTGATTGCGCCCCTCAGGAAACCGTGCTGCACCCCTCCACAATGTATGGAATAACCAAAGTGGCAGGAGAACTTGTGGCAGATTATTATGTGAAAAAATATGGTCTCGATGTTCGCGGATTACGTTATCCGGGAATTATAAGCAACGAAACCTTGCCCGGCGGAGGAACTACCGACTATGCAGTTGCCATCTATTACGATGCAGTAAAATACGGGAAATATACATGTTTTGTAAAAGAAGATACCCGCTTGCCGATGATGTATATGCCCGACTGCCTCAAAGCTACCGTCGACTTATTGCAGGCTGACTTCTCAAAACTGAAACATCACAGCGATTTTAATGTCGGCGCCATGAGCTTTTCCGTAAAAGAAATGGCAGAGAATATTAAAAAATACATGCCTGATTTCACCATAGAATATAAACCCGACTTCCGTCAGGCTATTGCCGACAGTTGGCCTGATGCAGTGGATGATACAGCAGCACGCGAGGAATGGGGGTGGAAACCAAGTTATGACCTTGATGCCATGACACAGGACATGCTTAAAGTAATCGGTGAAAAACATAAAAAAGGATTAATTTAAAAGTACTTTAAGTGCGCTAAAGTTTTAAGTGCCTAAAGCTACAGAAGTAAAACCATTTAGGCACTCCACTCACTTCAAACAAAAATAAATATTAAAGGAGATATAAAAAATGCAAACAAAAATCAAATCTTACCTGGCAGAAGAACTTCAAAAGCTTCAGGACCAGAAACTTTTTAAACACGAACGTATTATTGAAAGTCCTCAGGGCGCTGAAATTATCGTGAAAGGCAAAAAATGCCTGAACTTTTGCGCTAACAATTACCTTGGCCTTTCTTCCCACCCCGAACTAATTAAAGCTTCACACGAAGAGATTGACAGGCGTGGTTATGGTTTGTCGTCCGTACGTTTTATCTGCGGCACACAGGACATCCACAAAGAACTGGAACGCAAGGTTTCTGAATTCCTCGGCATGGAAGACACCATATTGTTTTCCTCATGTTTTGATGCTAATGGGGCTGTTTTTGAACCATTACTGGGTGAAGAAGATGCTATCATCACTGATGCTCTGAATCATGCATCCATTATTGACGGCATCCGTCTTTGCAAAGCCCAGCGCTGGATATACAAACATGGCGACATGCGGGACGTTGAAGAAATTGACCCGGCTAACGATAAAATGGCTAAAGGTCTGGAACGCTGTCTGAAAGAAGCACGCGAAAAAGGCTGCCGTTTTATCATGATAGCGACTGACGGTTCATTTTCTATGGACGGTGACATTGCCAAATTAGATGAGATTTGCAAGCTGGCAGAAAAATACGACGCCCTGGTAATGGTTGATGATAGCCACTCCACAGGGTTTCTCGGAAAAACCGGTCGCGGTACACACGAATACAGGGGTGTAATGGGCAAAGTAGATATCATCACCACCACTTTCGGAAAAGCTCTTGGAGGAGCATCCGGCGGTTGTATCTCATCAAGCAAAGAAATTATAAGCTGGATGCGCAACAAAGCACGCCCCTATCTTTTTTCCAATACCGTAGCGCCGGCTGTTGTCGGGGCAACTATAAAAGTAATGGATTTGCTGATGGGCAGTACAGCATTACGTGATAAACTGGAAAAGAATACTAAATATTTCCGCACAAAAATGACAGAAGCCGGTTTTGACATCGTCCCCGGCGACCACCCCATAGTTCCTATCATGTTCGGCAAATACCCCGACTGCTCTAAGCTGGCAGTTGACTTTGCCAATAAAATGCTGGATGAAGGTATTTACGTGATCGCTTTCTCCTTCCCTGTGGTAGCCAAAGGCAAAGACCGTATCCGTGTGCAAATCTCTGCCGGCCATGACATAGAACACCTTGATAAGGCTATATCTGCTTTCACTAAAGTGGGTAAAGAGCTTGAAATGATAAAGTAGGTTTTATAAAAAAAGAAAAGGGTGGCGAATGCCACCCTTTTTTTATTTTGTTTCGACGAAAAATAATTTATAAATAGCTATAAAAAACTATGTTCTCTGAACACATTGGAGAATTTGCCGCATTATTCACTGCCTGTTGCTGGACAGTTACCGCACTTGCCTTTGAATCTGCAAGCAACAAGGTAGGCTCTATTGCTGTGAACCTGCTTCGCCTTTTACTTGCATTGATATTTCTCAGCATATTTTCGTTTTTTATACGTGGCCAATTTTTACCCATTGATGCAAGCGCCAATACATGGTTGTGGCTTTCGCTTTCGGGATTGATAGGCTTTGTTATAGGCGATTTGTTTCTTTTTGAGTCTTATACCATCATCGGTTCAAGAATTTCCATGCTTATCATGGCGTTGGTACCACCCATGACAGCCTTGTTAAGCCTGTTGATGCTGGGCGAAACACTGACGTTATTCAACATGCTGGGCATGTTACTAACATTAAGTGGTATTTTCATAGTGATTATCAATAAAGGTAATGGTAAAAAAGTATTCTCGTTTGTACATTCATTCAAAGGAATTTTATTTGCATTTATCGGCGCTGTCGGGCAGGCAGTAGGCCTGGTATTCAGCAAATTGGGAATGGGAAACTATAATGCTTTTGCCGCTACACAAATTCGCATAATTATCGGAATTATTGGCTTTGCAATAGTAATCACTGCCTGGAAAAAATGGAAAAATGTCGGCAATGCCATTCAAAATGTATCTGCGCTGAAACGCATAGGGCTGGGCTCCATATTCGGACCATTTTTAGGGGTATCGTTTTCATTATTTGCAATACAACATACACATGCGGGAATAGCATCCACCATTATGGCTATTGTTCCTGTACTTATTATACCGGCTTCTGTCATTTTCCTGCATCAGAAAGTAAACTGGAGAGATGTTATTGGTGCTATATTAAGTGTTTGCGGAATTGCCTTATTCTTTATAAGCAAATAAACATCATTTAAACAGAAAATCGCTTAGGCAAGAGAGCTAAAACCAGATAAAAATGTTTTATGCTTGTGCTGTTGGCCCACCAAAAGTAAAAGGCAAAACATCAACGGGAGAATTGTCGTCAATTTTTCCAAAATTTTCTTCAAACTTCAAGATATTGTCCTTAAGTGCGTTCAGTAATCGTTTGGCATGTTGAGGAGTTAAAATAATACGGGATTTAACTTTAGCTTTGGGTATGCCCGGCATAATTTTAACAAAATCAACTATAAACTCTGAATGCGAATGTGTAATAACAGCGAGGTTTGAATATATGCCTTCGGCAATATCATCGGTCAATTCGATATTCAGTTTTTGTTCTTTTGGATTTTCCATAATAATATTTTATCAAAACCTCACTTCAATGAAGTTTTATTAATTATCCTTTGCAGTTATAATATCTTCCTTCTCTTTTGAAGCCATCAATTGTTCGTATTCTTCCTTGGTGCTGACCACAATTTTATCATATTCGCGCAATCCTGTTCCAGCAGGTATCAAGTGTCCGACAATTACATTTTCTTTCAGCCCATTCAAGTCATCAGATTTGCCATATACGGAAGCATCAGTGAGAACCTTTGTAGTTTCCTGAAATGATGCGGCAGAAATCCAGCTCTTTGTTTGCAGCGAAGCACGGGTAATACCCTGAAGTATTTGGCGGGCTGTAGCCGGTCGGGCATCTTTTGCGACAATCAGTTTCATATCCTTGCGTTTCAGAATGGAATTTTCATCTCTGAGTTTGCGCGCTGCAATAATCTGTCCCGGTTTATAAACACCGGCTTCATCGGCTTCTAAAATAATTTTCTTACCATAAATCCAGTCGTTTTCTTCCTGGAAATCGATTTTATTTACCAGTTCGCCTTCGAGAAAACGTGTATCCCCCGGGTCTTCAATCTCAACTTTGCGCATCATCTGGCGTACTACAACTTCAAAATGCTTGTCATTAATTTTCACTCCCTGCAGGCGGTACACTTCCTGAATTTCATTTACAATATACTCCTGAACCTTTGTAGGTCCCTTAATAGCAAGGATATCAGAGGGAGTGATAGCTCCGTCAGAAAGCGGTGTCCCGGCTTTCACATAATCGTTTTCCTGTGCCAGTATCTGTTTTGTCGTTGGGATTAGGTAACTTTTTGTTTCTCCTGTTTTTGATGTAATGATTATTTCTTTGTTGCCACGTTTAAGTTTTTTACCAAACGACACTATACCATCAATTTCAGAAACAACAGCCGGTTCGGAAGGATTACGTGCTTCAAACAATTCAGTAACACGAGGCAAGCCACC
It encodes the following:
- a CDS encoding MBL fold metallo-hydrolase produces the protein MITVKSFEFNGFGVNTYVLINDNNNCVVVDPGCYTKSEQKRFDDFIDFSGLTIEKQLITHCHIDHILGIAHIEDKYGVGAWIHPAGKEFLRASVGYASVFGFHLERPVVPVGFIIEGEPIFLGKERFDVLYTPGHAEGSVCLVYHEQKMVFTGDVLFRESIGRTDLPTGNYDLLIKNIKDKLLTLGDDYTVYPGHMNVSTIGHEKLNNPYLE
- a CDS encoding DUF4139 domain-containing protein, which gives rise to MKKLIVLILFSIFLSADLYAQKENVIKATPEINDVIIYLNGAQLRYKIPVNLVAGRNLVEIKGLAPGIDVSSIRITSDEKSAVLSVVHRKTFENVESEMLKFSIVSDSVKLLLKKINLIGDEKNALSVQKDVLMKNISLGGDNNGVNFLDLQKAADYYQQKIFEINKRISDLSADEESLKSLLTALQIKAGKLKVLSQNQLSEVLVLIMAENVQSTTLEFSYVVKEAGWMPYYDLKCDDISKPIKLNYRAKAYNNCGIKWDHVSVILSTADPMQSINVPEMKTWYLNTYSNIYNKDKSGYYSVNNENQYVFEQTKGDDQNIQQQKVRNKRIEVPEMSFYFPIKNRYTFSSDAQPYIVDVDEYSLAATYRYVCVPAAEKSAFLLACIGDWEELNLVEGNANIYLNGTFVGQSYLNPNEISDTLQVSLGRDSRIQVDRVKLKEYSSKVLIGTKRKATYVYEISVKNNRTAPITVEIQDQLPVSNNQEIEVTVDQISAAQHDLATGFLKWNFNIDPGKLQTVKMGYTVKYPKTVTLQFKKMKAVECPAFL
- a CDS encoding NAD-dependent epimerase/dehydratase family protein, giving the protein MKKILIVGAVGQIGSELTMELRRIYGNDNVIASTRKSPPSETVAKSGPFEYFDVLNKQALADACKKYNVDCIVNLAAILSAVGEQNPLMAWDINMNGLFNVLEISREMKMKQVLVPSSIAVFGPGTPLDCAPQETVLHPSTMYGITKVAGELVADYYVKKYGLDVRGLRYPGIISNETLPGGGTTDYAVAIYYDAVKYGKYTCFVKEDTRLPMMYMPDCLKATVDLLQADFSKLKHHSDFNVGAMSFSVKEMAENIKKYMPDFTIEYKPDFRQAIADSWPDAVDDTAAREEWGWKPSYDLDAMTQDMLKVIGEKHKKGLI
- the kbl gene encoding glycine C-acetyltransferase; amino-acid sequence: MQTKIKSYLAEELQKLQDQKLFKHERIIESPQGAEIIVKGKKCLNFCANNYLGLSSHPELIKASHEEIDRRGYGLSSVRFICGTQDIHKELERKVSEFLGMEDTILFSSCFDANGAVFEPLLGEEDAIITDALNHASIIDGIRLCKAQRWIYKHGDMRDVEEIDPANDKMAKGLERCLKEAREKGCRFIMIATDGSFSMDGDIAKLDEICKLAEKYDALVMVDDSHSTGFLGKTGRGTHEYRGVMGKVDIITTTFGKALGGASGGCISSSKEIISWMRNKARPYLFSNTVAPAVVGATIKVMDLLMGSTALRDKLEKNTKYFRTKMTEAGFDIVPGDHPIVPIMFGKYPDCSKLAVDFANKMLDEGIYVIAFSFPVVAKGKDRIRVQISAGHDIEHLDKAISAFTKVGKELEMIK
- a CDS encoding DMT family transporter: MFSEHIGEFAALFTACCWTVTALAFESASNKVGSIAVNLLRLLLALIFLSIFSFFIRGQFLPIDASANTWLWLSLSGLIGFVIGDLFLFESYTIIGSRISMLIMALVPPMTALLSLLMLGETLTLFNMLGMLLTLSGIFIVIINKGNGKKVFSFVHSFKGILFAFIGAVGQAVGLVFSKLGMGNYNAFAATQIRIIIGIIGFAIVITAWKKWKNVGNAIQNVSALKRIGLGSIFGPFLGVSFSLFAIQHTHAGIASTIMAIVPVLIIPASVIFLHQKVNWRDVIGAILSVCGIALFFISK
- a CDS encoding DUF3467 domain-containing protein, with translation MENPKEQKLNIELTDDIAEGIYSNLAVITHSHSEFIVDFVKIMPGIPKAKVKSRIILTPQHAKRLLNALKDNILKFEENFGKIDDNSPVDVLPFTFGGPTAQA